The genomic window AAACATAAAGGAATTGTTCCGTTGGTTGTATTTCCGTAACGTTCAATGTTGATCATTACTTTATCGGTGGTAACGCCCATTCGGTTTGCAGTGGCATCGATAATGCGTTTGTTGGCTTGGTGAGGTACTAACCATGCAACATCATCAGCGGTTAAGCCGTTGCGTTCCATAATTTCAGCAGCAACATCGGCCATATTGGTTACAGCAAATTTAAATACTGTTGGGCCTTCCTGGTGTGCAAAATGTAATCTTGCGTCAACAGTTTCGTGTGTTGCCGGCATAACCGAACCACCAGCTTTCATGCCCAGGAAATCTCTTCCTGAACCATCTGTTCTCAGGATAGAATCCTGAATACCGAAACCTTCTTCATTTGGCTCTAATAAAGCACAACCGCAACCATCACCAAAAATGATACAAGTTGTACGGTCTTCGTAATTGATGATTGATGACATTTTATCGCCGCCAACGACTAAAACTTTCTTGTGTCTTCCTGACTCAATAAATGATGCACCGGTAGAAAGCCCGAAAAGAAAGCCAGAACAAGCGGCCTGTAAATCGTAACCCCAGGCATTTGTAGCGCCGATTTTAT from Flavobacterium sp. W4I14 includes these protein-coding regions:
- a CDS encoding 3-oxoacyl-[acyl-carrier-protein] synthase-3 (product_source=KO:K00648; cath_funfam=3.40.47.10; cog=COG0332; ko=KO:K00648; pfam=PF08541,PF08545; superfamily=53901; tigrfam=TIGR00747), which gives rise to MSKIHAAITAVNGYVPDYVLTNAELETMVDTSDEWITSRTGIKERRILKGEGLGTSDMAVHAVNGLLKKRGIDAKEIELIIFCTTTPDFTFPATANVLADKIGATNAWGYDLQAACSGFLFGLSTGASFIESGRHKKVLVVGGDKMSSIINYEDRTTCIIFGDGCGCALLEPNEEGFGIQDSILRTDGSGRDFLGMKAGGSVMPATHETVDARLHFAHQEGPTVFKFAVTNMADVAAEIMERNGLTADDVAWLVPHQANKRIIDATANRMGVTTDKVMINIERYGNTTNGTIPLCLWEWESRLKKGDNIVLAAFGGGFTWGSVYLKWAYDTN